The following proteins are encoded in a genomic region of Ictalurus punctatus breed USDA103 chromosome 15, Coco_2.0, whole genome shotgun sequence:
- the LOC128635160 gene encoding heat shock factor protein 5 produces the protein MENTDATFGTFINPNYFPGKLWRLVNDPQICSIWWDDSGEGILIHQETFEAEVLLSQPTHLSEYFRTADFISFIRQLNLYGFKKQRTNISDKQSYNPPIKAQLHHFHNPYFKRDKPELLLDIKRRTPLNKAKLAGLKVTGRTPRRFHHVMQNSAQETSGLMRTGSVLLEHQGTPYHHPCNVPQQEQRSNTPHHSQYGFYTPVYQRCSPDVLDSTVPCSQQPAASCSPSGYHPDYSVGYADPIDQDPYWRAGDVPESRTSDLGIEKEELDAILELALDMQDEVDVRTLLQLSLTC, from the exons ATGGAAAACACTGATGCAACTTTTGGCACCTTCATCAACCCCAACTACTTCCCTGGAAAGTTGTGGCGTTTGGTGAACGATCCCCAGATTTGCTCAATCTGGTGGGACGACAGCGGGGAAGGGATACTTATTCATCAGGAAACATTCGAAGCCGAAGTACTATTGTCCCAACCCACACATTTGTCTGAGTACTTCAGGACAGCAGACTTCATAAGTTTCATTCGCCAGCTGAACCTGTACGGCTTCAAAAAACAACGCACGAACATCTCGGACAAGCAGTCGTACAACCCTCCGATTAAAGCCCAACTGCACCATTTTCATAACCCGTACTTCAAACGTGATAAGCCCGAGCTCCTGCTCGATATAAAGCGACGCACGCCTCTCAATAAGGCCAAGCTCGCCGGCTTAAAGGTGACGGGCAGGACGCCCAGACGTTTCCATCACGTGATGCAGAATTCAGCACAGGAAACCTCTGGCTTAATGAGAACAG GTTCAGTCTTGCTTGAACATCAGGGGACCCCTTACCACCATCCCTGTAATGTCCCTCAGCAGGAGCAGAGGAGCAACACACCTCATCACTCACAGTACGGGTTTTACACACCAG TGTATCAGCGCTGTAGCCCAGACGTCTTGGATTCAACAGTGCCATGCTCTCAACAACCAGCTGCTTCCTGCTCTCCTAGTGGCTATCACCCT GACTACTCAGTCGGATACGCTGATCCGATCGATCAGGATCCATACTGGAGAGCAGGTGATGTTCCAGAGTCCCGGACGAGTGACCTGGGCATAGAGAAAGAGGAACTGGACGCTATATTAGAGCTGGCGTTGGACATGCAG GATGAAGTTGATGTCCGGACGTTGCTGCAGCTATCACTCACCTGTTAA
- the taf8 gene encoding transcription initiation factor TFIID subunit 8 has protein sequence MADPAVASGGNLNAGMRSGGSKPTTSPAENYYLARRRTLQVVVSSLLTECGFESAEKAAVETLTEMMQSYITEVGRCAKASCEHTARSSPTLSDVVITLVEIGFNVDSLPLYAKRSQRMVITAPPVTNSPVIPKALIAGQKRTHPAYIPSHFPEFPDPHTYIKTPTFREPVSDYQVLREKAASQRRDVERALTRFMAKTGETQSLFKDDLTAFPLIAAKPSSIPYLSALLPSELELQSLEETDSSEQDDQTDSENNTNGMISEDTGADKENAVLPPGGGVPTVKNNEENMIDNPYLRPVKKPKVRRKK, from the exons ATGGCGGACCCTGCGGTGGCGAGCGGCGGAAATTTAAACGCCGGAATG CGGTCAGGTGGTAGTAAGCCAACTACGAGTCCGGCGGAGAATTATTACCTGGCCCGGCGGCGCACCCTGCAGGTGGTGGTCAGCTCCCTGTTGACGGAATGCGGCTTCGAAAGCGCTGAAAAAGCGGCTGTGGAAACTTTAACAGAAATGATGCAGAGTT ATATAACCGAGGTTGGACGTTGTGCCAAAGCAAGCTGTGAGCATACAGCCAGAAGCAGCCCTACTCTCTCAGACGTGGTTATTACATTGGTGGAAATAG GTTTTAACGTAGACTCACTCCCCTTGTATGCCAAAAGATCACAGAGGATGGTCATAACGGCAC CTCCAGTGACGAATTCCCCAGTGATTCCCAAGGCTCTTATTGCTGGACAGAAGCGGACACACCCCGCTTACATCCCTAGCCATTTCCCAGAATTCCCAGACCCTCATACATACATCAAGACCCCG ACATTTCGTGAGCCTGTATCAGATTACCAGGTGCTGAGGGAGAAGGCAGCTTCCCAGAGACGAGATGTCGAGAGGGCACTCACACGATTCATGGCGAAGACTGGCGAGACACAAAGTCTCTTTAAAGATGACCTTACTGCTTTTCCAC TGATCGCAGCAAAGCCAAGCTCCATCCCTTACCTGAGCGCCCTACTGCCCTCTGAGCTGGAGCTGCAGTCCCTGGAGGAGACGGACTCCTCTGAGCAGGACGACCAGACCGACTCGGAAAACAACACCAACGGCATGATTAGC GAAGACACAGGAGCAGATAAGGAGAACGCCGTTCTGCCACCGGGTGGCGGTGTGCCTACTGTGAAGAATAATGAGGAAAACATGATTGATAACCCCTACCTTCGACCAGTCAAGAAACCAAAAGTGAGGcggaaaaaatga
- the g0s2 gene encoding G0/G1 switch protein 2, whose product MEMMQEIIPFAREMLSARPSKGIMKVYLVGGTFAVLGIVSGVVEAACSLFPEQEENTLTELMEETITVTAQTQEPQTVLPEEDEQDAEMEAKAKELPMLRQRRMSFRAHAS is encoded by the coding sequence ATGGAGATGATGCAGGAGATCATTCCTTTTGCAAGGGAGATGCTAAGTGCTCGACCATCAAAGGGCATCATGAAGGTATATCTAGTAGGAGGGACCTTTGCAGTCCTGGGCATCGTGAGTGGCGTGGTGGAGGCTGCCTGTTCGCTCTTCCCTGAGCAAGAAGAAAACACCCTGACTGAACTGATGGAGGAGACCATAACAGTGACGGCTCAGACTCAAGAGCCACAGACAGTCCTCCCAGAAGAAGATGAACAGGACGCTGAGATGGAAGCCAAGGCTAAGGAACTGCCCATGCTCAGGCAGCGACGTATGAGTTTCAGAGCCCATGCCTCTTAA
- the camk1gb gene encoding calcium/calmodulin-dependent protein kinase IGb, producing MFVSLRSAHQLLRLSRAVLCPCCPCCPCLPILNTWSSYIPEEIPGETSAEMGRKEADYDWKKSTDNIQEVFDFIEVLGSGAFSEVFMVKERKTGKLFAIKCVKKKNKRDISLENEIAVLRRIKHENVVGLEDLYESRTHYYLVMQLVSGGELFDRILDRGVYSEKDASLVIRQVLEGVNYLHKNGIVHRDLKPENLLYYSPDEESKIMISDFGLSKMEDKGIMSTACGTPGYVAPEVLAQKPYSKAVDCWSIGVITYILLCGYPPFYEESETRLFLKIMKAQYEFDSPFWDDISESAKDFIRNMMKKNPNLRYTTEQALRHPWIIGKTAQSRDIYHSVSEQIQKNFAKSKWKQAFNATVAINHMKKLQLAHGEASVKQSQTKTQLPDIKVIATSHLEATDNNPVHDILEPSGNLPCSHMTLPSVSMETKTQYLLPKVSHSVTLTVNEKTKHVYHSEPGNLNGYEKTGSHSGEKLQTSAGVCSVM from the exons ATGTTCGTGTCGCTGAGATCAGCGCATCAGTTGCTCCGGTTGTCTCGCGCTGTCCTCTGTCCCTGCTGTCCCTGCTGTCCCTGTCTACCCATACTGAACACCTGGAGCTCTTACATTCCAGAAG AAATCCCTGGAGAAACTTCCGCTGAAATGGGTCGCAAAGAGGCCGACTATGACTGGAAGAAGAGCACTGACAACATTCAAGAAGTGTTCGACTTCATAGAGGTGCTCGGATC GGGAGCGTTCTCTGAGGTGTTCATGGTGAAGGAGAGGAAAACAGGAAAGCTCTTTGCCATAAAGTGtgtgaagaaaaagaacaaaagagacATCAGCTTGGAGAATGAGATTGCTGTGTTAAGGAg gaTTAAACATGAAAATGTTGTGGGGTTGGAAGATCTCTACGAAAGTCGCACTCATTACTACCTTGTCATGCAGCT TGTTTCAGGTGGTGAACTGTTCGATCGGATCCTGGACCGGGGAGTGTACTCGGAGAAGGATGCTAGCTTGGTGATCAGGCAGGTACTTGAGGGAGTTAACTACCTGCATAAGAATGGCATAGTACATCGTGATCTCAAG CCTGAGAACTTGTTGTACTACAGTCCAGATGAGGAGTCCAAGATAATGATCAGCGATTTTGGACTTTCAAAGATGGAGGACAAGGGCATCATGTCCACAGCCTGTGGTACCCCAGGCTATGTGG CTCCAGAGGTGTTGGCTCAGAAGCCTTACAGTAAAGCAGTGGACTGCTGGTCTATTGGAGTcattacatacatact TCTCTGTGGATATCCCCCCTTTTACGAGGAATCAGAGACTCGTCTTTTCTTGAAGATCATGAAAGCCCAGTATGAGTTTGACTCTCCTTTCTGGGACGACATCTCAGAATCTG CAAAGGACTTCATCCGCAACATGATGAAGAAGAATCCTAATTTGCGCTACACAACAGAGCAAGCTCTTAGACATCCCTG GATCATTGGAAAGACCGCCCAAAGCCGTGATATCTACCATTCCGTCAGTGAGCAGATCCAGAAGAACTTTGCCAAGTCCAAGTGGAAG CAAGCTTTCAATGCGACAGTGGCCATCAACCACATGAAGAAACTACAGCTTGCTCATGGTGAGGCCTCAGTCAAACAGAGCCAGACAAAGACTCAGCTGCCTGACATAAAAGTCATTGCAACATCTCACCTTGAAGCAACAGACAACAACCCGGTCCATGACATTTTAGAACCCAGTGGCAACCTGCCTTGCAGTCATATGACTTTGCCATCTGTTTCCATGGAAACAAAGACTCAGTACCTTCTGCCGAAGGTCAGCCATAGTGTTACACTCACAGTCAATGAGAAGACCAAGCATGTGTACCACTCCGAACCAGGAAACCTAAATGG GTATGAGAAGACGGGCAGTCACAGTGGGGAGAAACTTCAGACTTCAGCAGGTGTCTGCTCTGTCATGTGA